Within Pseudomonas tructae, the genomic segment CCGCTCCCACTAGCTCAGTGGCTTGTGCAGCCGTGTTCCTTGACGATCCGCTGGGTCGAGGCCGGGTTGTTGACCAGCTTGGCCGCCGAGCGCGCCGGTCGCTTGACCAGCTCTCCGCCGCAATTGGGGCACTGGCCCTTGAGCTGACGCTCATCGCAATCCTTGCAAAACGTGCATTCGAACGAGCAGATCAGGGCATCCTGGCTGTCGCCGGGCAGGTCAGTGCCGCAGCATTCACAGTTGGGGCGCAGTTCGAGCATGATCAGATCCTTTGTCAGGGGCGATAGAGATGGGCATGGCTGGCGCGATACAGCGCCGACTCGGAAAAACTGTCGCTGGCCAGTACCCGGCCGACCAGGATCAGTGCAGTACGGCGAAAACCCTTGGCCTGTACCTGCCGGACAATACCATCAAGCGTATCCAGCACCCAGTCCTGATCCGGCCAGGTAGCGCGATGAACCACCGCAATCGGGCAATCACCGCCGTAGTGCGGGCGCAGTTCCTCGACAATCTTCTCCAGGTGCTTGACCCCCAGGTGAATCGCCAGGGTGCTGCGGTGACGGGCCAGGTCGGCCAGTTGCTCACCTGCGGGCATCGGTGACTTGTCGCCATAGCGGGTGAGGATCACGGTCTGGGCGATGTCGGGCAGGGTCAGTTCGCAGCCGAGCAGGGCGGCGCTGGCGGCCACGGCGGTAACGCCTGGGATGATTTCATAGGGAATACCCAGTTCGCGCAGGTAGCGGATCTGTTCACCGATGGCGCCGTACAGGCTCGGGTCACCGCTGTGTACCCGGGCCACATCCAGGCCCTGGTCGTGCGCCTGTTTGATCGCCTCGATAATCTGCGCCAGGTGCAGTTCGGCACTGTTGATGAGCGTCTGCGCGCTGTGCCCTTCGAGCACGGCGGCCGGCACCAGGGAGCCGGCATAGATGATCACCGGGCAACGATGGATCAGACGCTGGCCCTTGACGGTGATCAACTCGGGATCGCCGGGGCCGGCGCCGATGAAATAGACGGTCATGGGGTGTCCTTGGCTGGAAAGCGCTGATTATCAGCGAAAATCACTGCTGCAGGCCAATGCCAGGCTGGCGTCGGCCTGCAAGGTCCGCGGTACCAGCAGGCGTGGCTGGCCAGCAAACTGCGCGGCCAGGGCCAGGGCGGCGCTTTCGGCCACGCCATAACAGCCGCTGTGCTGGTAGGCCACAGCAGAACGATGGCTCAGGTGGTGTTCGAATGCGGCTAATTGCGCCGCGCTGTAGAACAGCAGCGGCACGCCCAGGCGCCGGGCCAGCGCGTGCAGGCCGGGTTCGTCGTGCTTGAGGTCAATGCTGGCAAGGCCCATGACCGCGCCGGGCGGCAGGTCATGGGCGAGCAGGGTGCGGGTGAGCAACTCACCCAGGGCGTCGGCCGGGCAGCCGCGACGGCAACCCAGGCCGAGGTACAACTGCATCCCGTCAGGCCTGGCTGGAGCGGCGATACAGCCAGGCGCTGATCAGGCCCAGGGCCAGCCAGAACGCGGCGTTGGTCAGCAGGGATGCGACCTTGAACTCGGCTTCCAGGGCTTCTGGGGCGAGCATCTGGTGCACCTCAGGTTGCGGCGCGCCGATCACATGGGGCACCACCAGCAGCACCACGCCCAGAGCTTTCAGCAGCCAGTTGTGAGCGAACACAATCAACCCGAGCCCGACCGCAGTGGCGGCAGCGGTACCGACCCACCAGGCCTGACGCTGGGCCAGGTCGGCGGCAGCGGTGCCCGGCAGTTCCGGTGGCAGGCCCAGGGTCGGTGCCAGGCAGAACACGGCAAAGCCGCCCAGGCCCCAGAGCGCACCGCTGATCACCGTCTTCGGTGCGCGCAAGCTGTAGAGCGCGGCAAGGATCAGGGCGAAACCGACCGCCACCACCAGGTTACCGCCGGTGGTCGACAGCACCCGCTGCCAGCCGTCTTCCGGCGACCAGGCTTCGCTGTCGTGATGATGCTCGGCGGTGCCGGCGGCATGTTCATGGGCCGTCTCGACCGCTGGCGCGGCGCTTTCATAGGTTTCCGCCTGAAGAATCAGCGGCGCGACCCAGAAGCTTTGCAGCAGGGTCAGCAGCAG encodes:
- a CDS encoding DUF1272 domain-containing protein, which produces MLELRPNCECCGTDLPGDSQDALICSFECTFCKDCDERQLKGQCPNCGGELVKRPARSAAKLVNNPASTQRIVKEHGCTSH
- the cobM gene encoding precorrin-4 C(11)-methyltransferase, with product MTVYFIGAGPGDPELITVKGQRLIHRCPVIIYAGSLVPAAVLEGHSAQTLINSAELHLAQIIEAIKQAHDQGLDVARVHSGDPSLYGAIGEQIRYLRELGIPYEIIPGVTAVAASAALLGCELTLPDIAQTVILTRYGDKSPMPAGEQLADLARHRSTLAIHLGVKHLEKIVEELRPHYGGDCPIAVVHRATWPDQDWVLDTLDGIVRQVQAKGFRRTALILVGRVLASDSFSESALYRASHAHLYRP
- a CDS encoding cobalamin biosynthesis protein, whose amino-acid sequence is MQLYLGLGCRRGCPADALGELLTRTLLAHDLPPGAVMGLASIDLKHDEPGLHALARRLGVPLLFYSAAQLAAFEHHLSHRSAVAYQHSGCYGVAESAALALAAQFAGQPRLLVPRTLQADASLALACSSDFR
- a CDS encoding CbtA family protein; this encodes MIKRIASTAGFTGLLAALLLTLLQSFWVAPLILQAETYESAAPAVETAHEHAAGTAEHHHDSEAWSPEDGWQRVLSTTGGNLVVAVGFALILAALYSLRAPKTVISGALWGLGGFAVFCLAPTLGLPPELPGTAAADLAQRQAWWVGTAAATAVGLGLIVFAHNWLLKALGVVLLVVPHVIGAPQPEVHQMLAPEALEAEFKVASLLTNAAFWLALGLISAWLYRRSSQA